The sequence below is a genomic window from Candidatus Poribacteria bacterium.
CCTGTGTGCGTTATCAACAACGATGAGATCCACGTCGTAAGTCGTATGTGCAGTGTGGATACCACCCGTTTCGGGATCGATCATCTGTTCACAGTTCCCATGGTCAGCGGTAACAATGAGTGCACCGTCTTTTCTAAGCACAGCGTCAACAATTTTTCCGACCCCTATATCAACCGCCTCAACTGCTTTAATAGCGGCGGGAAGCGAGCCCGTGTGTCCCACCATATCGCCGTTGGCGTAGTTGAGTACTATCAGGTCATACTTGTCGGAGTTGATTCGACGCAACATCTCCCCCGTCACACCGGGGGCGGACATCTCCGGCTTCTGGTCGTAGGTGGTCACGTCGCGTGGAGAGGCGATAATTTGTCGATCTTCGCCTTCGTAGGGTTCATCGCGGTAGTCGCTAAAAAAGAAGGTCACGTGTGGAAATTTTTCGGTCTCTGCGCATCGAAATTGTGTTAAGCCTGCCTGGCTGACATAAGCACCGAGCGTATTCTGCATTTTGGGCGGTTTCTTGACAGCCGCTTCAACAGGCATTCCTTGCTCATACTCGGTCATTGTGACAAATTTAACGTCAAGTTTGCAATTCCGTTTAAAACCCATTTCTCGCACGACCCCATCTTTTCCTTCTGCCTGAAACGGAAATTCATTGAGACAAAAGGCTTTTGTGAGTTCTCGCGGGCGATCTCCCCGGAAGTTATAGAAAACAACGGCATCTCCGTCAGTGATACGGGGAAGCGGTTCGCCGTCATTTCCGACGACAACAGATGGACGCACAAACTCATCTCCTTTGCGGTTGGTATCGTCCGGGTTTTCATAATAATCACGGTAGGCGTCTGTGGCAGTAGCAACGGAGTTGTCGCTGCCTTCCGTTAAAAGACGGTACGCCACTTCAACGCGTTCCCATCGGTCGTCCCGATCCATCGCATAATAACGACCAATAACGGAGGCTATCTGTCCGATACCGATTTCTTTCAACTTCGCTTCAATTTGCTCGCAGAATTGGATACCGAGGTCGGGCTGGCAGTCGCGGCCATCGCTGAAATTGTGAATCAAGACTTGATCGGATTTGAGTCCATTTGCTTTAGCGAGTGCGAGGAGTCCGTAGAGATGCTCAAGTGAACTGTGGACACCCGCGTCGCTTGCCAGTCCCATAAGATGGAGGTGTGTTCCATGTTTCTTGACATGAGCAATCGTATCTAAGAGGACTTCGTTCTGAGCAAACTCGCCGGATCGGATCATGGTGCTGATGCGGAGGAGCTCTTGGTTCACGATGCGTCCTGCCCCGATGTTTTGGTGTCCGACTTCGCTGTTGCCGATGACGCCAGGCGGTAAACCGACATCCGCGCCGGAGGTATGGATTTGGACATAAGGATAGTTCTGTCGAAGCCAGTCATCTACAGGAGTCTTTGCGAGATGAACGGCGTTTACCCGATTCCATTCAGGGTACGGGTTGTGGCCCCAGCCGTCTCGGATAATGAGAACGACGGGGCGTTTCGGTTGATTTTTCACATAAATCCTTTCTAATTAAGACACGACGGTGTGCTGACGACTTTACGAGGCATTGCGCATAACGCGTCTGTAGATAGCGTGCAAGGGAACTTCACATTCAATTGAAACGAGGCGTAACATATCTTCAAGGCTCTGAAAGGTATTGTGGATCCACTGCGTCCCTTGACGATGGTAGTGTTCAACGCGCACCCTGTCCTGTGAAATAAGGACGTATTCCTCTAAAGAGGCAATTTGTTTATAATGTTCAAATTTTTCGCCACGGTCAAACGCTGCGGTTGACGGAGACAGCACTTCTGCAACAAGAATCGGATTGAGAAGTGTATCAAAGGTGTCATCCTCAAAACGGGGTTCACCACAGACAACGATAACATCTGGGTAGAAATAAGAGACCTCCGGGCTAGTCCGCACGCGCATCTCACCAGCGAAGACTTCACACTCGCTCTCCATCAATTGATTGCTAAGTTGAACTGTTGTATCTACTGTGATACGATTGTGCCAACGACTTGCCCCAGACATCGCGATTATCTGCCCGTTGTGGTATTCGTTCTTAAAGGGCTGCTTACGTTCCCAAGTGAGATATTCCTCGGGGGTCAGATAAGTCGGTGCCGGAAGAGTTGACATCTGTAGCTCCATAAATCTACTTTGCGGTTATCTGATTCTTGCCTTTAATTTTCCCCAGGCTGTAGCGAGTTTTCCGCGTGCCTCTACATCCTGTGGTGTCTCCATAACTTGTTGAATATCGGCTTCACTTAGGGTTTTCTCATAAAGTCGTACTTCATCAATTTTACCGGGGAAGTGGTCAGTGGCATTGCCGAGATCGTCGCCACCAATCCAGAGTTCTAAGTTGGATGGCGCAATTGGCACACCGTTCGGAGCTTCACCTTCGAGTTCACCGTTAATATAAACCTTCATCGTCTTTCCATCGAATGTTCCTGCAAAGTGATACCATTCACCGACTTTCCAATCTGTTGTTGTGGATTCGGCGAAGGTATTGTTCGGTTTGACGAGAAAGTCTATACTGGCTGCATTGCCGAAGTCAAAGATGACAAAGATGGAGTTATTTTTACTCATTAAGCGGTGACCGGTGAGGTCCTCGTTTGGACTGAACCACATCATGATGGTAATATTTTCCTCAATGACGAAGGCAGGATCGTCTTCCACAATAACATGGTCATCCACACCGTCAAATTCGAGTCCAGCCTCGAACTTTCCATCGACCCATTTGGGATCATCGTTGAACTCTCCATCGTGCCCGTTGCCGGTGACATCTATGGCTTCTTTACCTTTACCTTCATCAAAGGGCCAATAGGCGACGAGTCCGTCTTCTGCGACGTTGGCAATACTGAGGTTGGCAGTAATCAGGAGTAGGCATAGCGATAAAACAAAGATAACTTTGGACATTGCAATTCCTCCTATGGAAACGCGAAATTTTGAATTTTGGTCTTTGGGATTTGTGAATATTATAACATATTTTTTCAAAGAAAGGGAAAAAAATTGTCTGAATCAGGATTTATAGGATTTTAGGATTGGACAGGATGAGAGGATGGATTATAGGACTATGGTCGTAATTGTAGTCAGTCATTAATCAATTAGGAGTGAACTCCCCTTTTCCTTTAATTGTCCGTTTTCAATCATCTCACTTATAACTTTCTCAACTTTTCGTCGCATATTTGCGCTTACCGTTACAAAACCGAATACCTTGCAGACCTCACGGGCCAAATCATTTCGTTCTATTCCAAAAGCGTCTGATACGAGTTGTTTTATGGCAACCTGCATCTCTTCAGGCGCAATAAGTTCCAATTTTCGTGAAGCATTCGGGAGTTCACTCCGGTCTCGCACGGAAATTTGCTTTTGTTCTGCCCGATACAGGAACTCTCCCCGGATATCAATACTTTTAGAATGTCGTGCTAGCATTGCAGCAGCTCCAATAGCACCCCGGATGCGATTACCGATCTTTTTGACGCCTACAGCACTTCCGATACGCTTCGCTACTTCGTCAAAATGTACCGGGCTTTCAATTTCAACTACCTGCTGAACCCAGTGTGCGATTGTATTTGGTGGCACCGCATGTAACTTACGTCCATGGGTCGAAATGATAAGTTCAGCGACTTTGTACTTTTCAGCAAGAGGACTCGGTTTCAATGTTGGATCGGTAGTTGTTTTAACTTCCGATTCCGATTCGACCCTATCTTCTTTAGAAGATGGAATGTCGTTTTCAGGTGCAGAGACAGGTGCGGAGACAATGTGTGCCTTAGCTGCTTCAATTGCTTCAGCAGCTTTTCTGAGTTCTCGGTCTGGATCTCTAAACCAATCAGTACTCCAGATACGATGAATACGCCAGCCCAGTCCTTCAAGCACTTGCTGTCTTAGTCGGTCACGGT
It includes:
- a CDS encoding LamG domain-containing protein, with protein sequence MSKVIFVLSLCLLLITANLSIANVAEDGLVAYWPFDEGKGKEAIDVTGNGHDGEFNDDPKWVDGKFEAGLEFDGVDDHVIVEDDPAFVIEENITIMMWFSPNEDLTGHRLMSKNNSIFVIFDFGNAASIDFLVKPNNTFAESTTTDWKVGEWYHFAGTFDGKTMKVYINGELEGEAPNGVPIAPSNLELWIGGDDLGNATDHFPGKIDEVRLYEKTLSEADIQQVMETPQDVEARGKLATAWGKLKARIR
- the gpmI gene encoding 2,3-bisphosphoglycerate-independent phosphoglycerate mutase yields the protein MKNQPKRPVVLIIRDGWGHNPYPEWNRVNAVHLAKTPVDDWLRQNYPYVQIHTSGADVGLPPGVIGNSEVGHQNIGAGRIVNQELLRISTMIRSGEFAQNEVLLDTIAHVKKHGTHLHLMGLASDAGVHSSLEHLYGLLALAKANGLKSDQVLIHNFSDGRDCQPDLGIQFCEQIEAKLKEIGIGQIASVIGRYYAMDRDDRWERVEVAYRLLTEGSDNSVATATDAYRDYYENPDDTNRKGDEFVRPSVVVGNDGEPLPRITDGDAVVFYNFRGDRPRELTKAFCLNEFPFQAEGKDGVVREMGFKRNCKLDVKFVTMTEYEQGMPVEAAVKKPPKMQNTLGAYVSQAGLTQFRCAETEKFPHVTFFFSDYRDEPYEGEDRQIIASPRDVTTYDQKPEMSAPGVTGEMLRRINSDKYDLIVLNYANGDMVGHTGSLPAAIKAVEAVDIGVGKIVDAVLRKDGALIVTADHGNCEQMIDPETGGIHTAHTTYDVDLIVVDNAHRGQELRTGGRLADIAPTVLHLLGLAQPVEMTGESLAS
- a CDS encoding Uma2 family endonuclease yields the protein MSTLPAPTYLTPEEYLTWERKQPFKNEYHNGQIIAMSGASRWHNRITVDTTVQLSNQLMESECEVFAGEMRVRTSPEVSYFYPDVIVVCGEPRFEDDTFDTLLNPILVAEVLSPSTAAFDRGEKFEHYKQIASLEEYVLISQDRVRVEHYHRQGTQWIHNTFQSLEDMLRLVSIECEVPLHAIYRRVMRNAS